Proteins co-encoded in one Salvia splendens isolate huo1 chromosome 4, SspV2, whole genome shotgun sequence genomic window:
- the LOC121800697 gene encoding protein FAR1-RELATED SEQUENCE 5-like: MIFAPFTGKDNHGRPVTFAAGLLSKENANSFSWLFNQFVKCMGVAPKLIVTDQDLGMKVAVEEILVNTRHRWCMWHVMNKVADKLPKNMLGSEQLKKELNACVWSELIEPDAFEETWHAIMERYGLANNVWFSSMFASRRFWVPAFFRDFPMSSLIKTTSISESQNSFFKRYSKSRANLMQFYMNFNHALETERSNSAKLEYYDSTKVPILRTGLEIEKHASTIYSCSAFNEIQDEIVYACFSLSCTTLGVSTSRDIEVYDIKDKDSNSWTVSYSIGDDTYLCGCKKFERLGLLCSHIFCVLKYNFVKLIPEKLCGGRWLKSQFVKPIHGGFCDDQEIHLVVDKKKIAYKNLYALFIETAQSIEGDIDKINTFAAIIEEGKKQLLGEGVVLSSTQKRAMIENFYGSHVPTNIEVHPPDVVSTKGSGSRHKSKKEAALKLANKPGRKCGICYEIGHHDSRNCKKVHEKANQRQ, translated from the coding sequence ATGATATTTGCTCCTTTTACGGGCAAGGATAATCATGGTCGCCCTGTGACATTTGCTGCTGGCCTTTTATCCAAGGAAAATGCCAACTCCTTTTCATGGTTATTTAACCAATTTGTAAAGTGTATGGGTGTGGCTCCCAAACTCATTGTAACGGACCAAGACTTAGGAATGAAAGTTGCTGTTGAGGAGATCCTTGTCAATACAAGACACCGGTGGTGTATGTGGCACGTTATGAATAAAGTTGCTGACAAATTGCCAAAGAACATGCTTGGTAGTGAACAATTAAAGAAGGAGCTGAATGCATGTGTATGGTCAGAGTTGATAGAACCTGATGCATTTGAGGAAACTTGGCATGCTATAATGGAAAGATATGGGCTGGCCAATAATGTCTGGTTTTCATCAATGTTTGCATCGAGAAGATTTTGGGTTCCAGCCTTCTTCCGTGATTTTCCGATGAGTTCGTTGATAAAGACAACTTCTATATCCGAGTCGCAGAATAGCTTCTTCAAAAGGTACTCAAAGTCTCGGGCTAACCTTATGCAATTTTATATGAACTTTAATCATGCTCTGGAGACTGAAAGAAGTAATAGTGCAAAGCTTGAATACTATGATTCAACAAAAGTGCCTATTTTGCGAACAGGATTGGAAATCGAGAAACATGCATCGACGATATATAGTTGTAGTGCTTTTAATGAAATTCAAGATGAGATAGTATATGCATGTTTCTCTTTGTCTTGTACAACTCTAGGAGTGTCTACCAGTAGAGATATTGAAGTATATGACATAAAGGACAAGGATTCAAACTCATGGACAGTGTCTTACTCCATTGGTGATGACACATATTTGTGTGGATGCAAAAAATTTGAAAGGCTTGGTTTATTGTGCAgccatatattttgtgtgttgaaatataattttgttaaGCTGATACCCGAGAAGTTGTGTGGAGGAAGATGGTTGAAGTCTCAGTTTGTGAAGCCAATACATGGAGGTttttgtgatgatcaagaaatacACCTTGTTGTGGACAAGAAGAAGATTGCATATAAAAACTTGTATGCATTATTCATTGAAACAGCACAAAGCATTGAAGGGGACATTGATAAGATCAATACATTCGCTGCAATTATTGAAGAAGGTAAGAAGCAGCTTCTTGGAGAAGGTGTTGTTTTGTCTTCCACACAGAAGAGAGCAATGATTGAGAACTTCTATGGCTCACATGTTCCGACCAATATTGAAGTTCATCCTCCTGATGTTGTTAGTACAAAGGGAAGTGGAAGTAGGCATAAATCGAAGAAGGAGGCAGCACTGAAGTTAGCAAATAAACCAGGCCGAAAGTGTGGAATCTGTTATGAGATTGGACACCATGATTCTAGGAACTGCAAAAAGGTTCACGAGAAGGCAAACCAGAGGCAATGA
- the LOC121798710 gene encoding bZIP transcription factor TGA10-like isoform X2, with the protein MDSNKSSSSNKKMELHHQNQLLYHQNNQISFGMMHPSSSSAFPGSFNISNDSSTYDLGELDQALFLYLDGQDHSAHDLKQNYGMRPPTLNIFPSQPMHVEPSPTTSKPNSTGLVSPSTSGSKRSSEPSMELSNPKTNAASGKAVKREGNRKGPTSNSEQEGPKTPDPKTLRRLAQNREAARKSRLRKKAYVQQLESSRVRLSQLEQEIQRARTQGFLIGNASLGDQGSVPAAMSNINQTAMFDMEYARWLEEHHRLTVELRNAVHEHLAENELRLFVDNCLAHYDQVINLKSMIAKSDVFHLVSGMWKTPAERCFMWMGGFRPSEVIKIIMRQVEPLSEQQLMTICGVQQSTQEAEEGLSQGLESLTASLSETIASDSLTLPPNINTYMPQMALAINKLSTLEGFIRQADNLRHQTLHRLHQILTTRQAARCFLAIAEYFHRLRALSSLWVARPLPE; encoded by the exons ATGGATTCAAATAAAAGCAGCAGCTCTAACAAAAAAATGGAGCTCCATCATCAGAATCAACTCCTCTATCATCAAAATAATCAGATATCATTTGGGATGATGCACCCATCTTCCTCATCCGCCTTTCCAGGAAGTTTCAATAT AAGCAATGATTCAAGCACCTACGACTTGGGCGAGCTAGATCAAGCTCTCTTCTTATACCTCGACGGCCAAGATCATTCAGCTCACGACCTCAAAC AAAATTATGGGATGAGGCCACCAACTCTCAACATTTTCCCTTCACAGCCAATGCATGTAGAGCCATCACCTACAACATCAAAG CCAAATAGTACTGGATTAGTTTCTCCATCAACGAGCGGCTCCAAGAGATCATCTGAGCCGTCCATGGAGTTATCCAACCCTAAAACTAATGCCGCTTCGGGCAAAGCAGTTAAG CGTGAGGGAAACCGCAAAGGTCCTACCTCAAATTCGGAGCAAGAAGGACCAAAAACACCAGACCCCAAG ACGTTGAGGAGGCTTGCTCAGAATAGAGAAGCGGCTAGGAAAAGCAGGCTTAGGAAGAAG GCTTATGTTCAGCAGCTAGAATCAAGTAGGGTGAGGCTTTCTCAATTAGAGCAAGAAATACAAAGAGCTagaacacaa gGGTTTCTTATAGGAAATGCTAGTTTGGGAGACCAAGGCAGCGTTCCTGCTGCTATGAGCAACATAAATC AGACGGCCATGTTCGACATGGAGTACGCCCGGTGGCTAGAGGAGCACCACCGTCTGACGGTGGAGCTCCGGAATGCGGTGCACGAGCACCTAGCGGAGAACGAGCTCAGGCTGTTTGTGGACAACTGCTTGGCACACTACGATCAGGTTATCAACCTGAAGAGCATGATCGCCAAATCCGATGTCTTCCACCTCGTCTCCGGCATGTGGAAGACGCCAGCGGAGCGGTGCTTCATGTGGATGGGCGGCTTCCGGCCGTCCGAGGTCATTAAG ATAATAATGAGGCAAGTAGAGCCATTGAGTGAGCAGCAACTGATGACAATATGTGGGGTTCAACAATCAACACAAGAGGCAGAAGAAGGTCTGTCACAAGGGCTTGAATCTCTGACTGCTTCCCTTTCAGAAACCATTGCTTCAGACTCACTCACACTCCCTCCTAACATCAACACCTACATGCCTCAAATGGCCCTCGCCATCAACAAGCTCTCCACCCTCGAAGGCTTCATTCGACAG GCAGATAATCTGAGGCACCAAACACTCCACCGGCTGCACCAAATCCTGACCACCCGCCAGGCCGCGCGGTGTTTTCTGGCGATCGCGGAGTACTTCCACCGCCTCCGCGCCCTCAGCTCGCTCTGGGTAGCTCGCCCCCTCCCGGAGTAA
- the LOC121800259 gene encoding cytochrome P450 93A3-like, which translates to MAEIQEYIIFFLIWLVSAILTHSFFRNRSSKRLPPSPLALPIIGHLHLLAPIPHQALAKLSKRYGPLIRLSLGSVPCIVASSPEVCKELLKTRESSFLDRPQTAATDYLTYGSQDFSFAPYGTYWKFMKIVCMSQLLSGQMLDLLQPVRSHEIKQLIRSLARKDGKSVDIGRELIMMSNNVISRMIMSERCSEDEDEAGAVRKLVQETAELTGKFNLSDYIWFCRNLDLQGFWKRLKEVRDRFDEMMERIIEEHQTARRKSKENVEESEIVKDLLHILLDIAEEGISEVKLTRENIKAFILDLFVAGTDTSAITVEWALAELINHPNILQKAVQEIDSFVGKERLVQESDIPSLPYLQAIVKETLRLHPTGPMSVRESTEDCTIAGYDIPARTRLFVNIWAINRDPIHWEDALEFKPERFLSKDLDVRGQHYHFLPFGTGRRGCPGTTLALQVVQTTLASLIQCFEFKVEGGKSSVDMEEGAGITLPRAYPLKCIPVSRLSSILSM; encoded by the exons ATGGCTGAAATTCAAGAATATATCATTTTCTTTCTCATATGGCTCGTCTCCGCCATTCTAACACATTCATTCTTCAGAAACCGATCTTCCAAGAGACTCCCTCCGAGCCCTCTAGCCCTGCCAATCATCGGCCATCTCCATCTCCTAGCTCCAATACCTCACCAAGCATTAGCCAAGCTCTCAAAGCGTTATGGCCCATTGATTCGTTTATCTCTTGGCTCAGTTCCTTGCATAGTTGCTTCATCCCCCGAGGTCTGCAAAGAGCTGCTCAAAACACGCGAAAGTTCCTTCCTAGACCGGCCTCAAACAGCTGCAACCGACTACCTGACATATGGCTCCCAAGACTTCTCCTTTGCGCCTTATGGAACTTACTGGAAGTTCATGAAGATCGTGTGCATGTCACAGCTTCTCAGTGGACAGATGCTAGACCTGCTACAGCCCGTCAGGAGCCATGAGATAAAGCAGCTCATTCGGTCCTTGGCAAGGAAAGATGGGAAATCAGTTGACATTGGGAGGGAGCTTATTATGATGTCAAACAATGTGATTTCAAGAATGATAATGAGTGAGAGGTGTTCTGAAGACGAAGACGAGGCTGGAGCAGTGAGGAAACTGGTTCAAGAAACTGCAGAGCTCACTGGGAAATTCAACTTATCTGACTACATTTGGTTCTGCAGGAATTTGGATCTGCAGGGATTTTGGAAGCGGTTGAAGGAGGTTCGTGACAGGTTTGACGAGATGATGGAGAGGATCATCGAAGAACATCAAACTGCTAGAAGgaaatcaaaagaaaatgtTGAAGAAAGTGAAATTGTGAAAGATCTACTCCACATTTTACTTGATATAGCAGAAGAAGGAATTTCAGAAGTAAAATTAACTAGAGAAAACATCAAGGCTTTCATCCTA GACTTATTTGTAGCTGGAACTGATACATCAGCCATCACTGTAGAATGGGCATTGGCAGAGCTGATCAATCATCCAAACATCCTGCAAAAAGCAGTGCAAGAAATCGACTCTTTTGTAGGGAAAGAAAGACTAGTCCAAGAATCAGATATACCGAGTCTCCCATACCTGCAAGCCATTGTGAAGGAAACACTTAGGCTTCACCCCACAGGGCCTATGAGTGTTAGGGAGTCCACTGAGGACTGCACCATTGCAGGGTATGACATTCCAGCTAGGACTCGACTGTTTGTCAATATTTGGGCGATCAACAGGGATCCTATCCACTGGGAAGATGCACTGGAGTTCAAGCCAGAGAGATTCCTTTCTAAGGACTTGGATGTGAGGGGGCAGCATTATCATTTCTTGCCATTTGGGACAGGGAGACGAGGTTGCCCGGGGACTACTTTGGCATTGCAGGTTGTTCAGACGACCTTAGCCTCACTGATCCAGTGCTTCGAGTTTAAAGTCGAGGGAGGGAAGAGCAGCGTTGATATGGAAGAGGGGGCCGGGATCACTCTTCCGAGGGCTTATCCACTGAAATGCATCCCAGTATCCAGACTCAGTTCTATTCTATCCATGTAA
- the LOC121798710 gene encoding bZIP transcription factor TGA10-like isoform X1: MDSNKSSSSNKKMELHHQNQLLYHQNNQISFGMMHPSSSSAFPGSFNISNDSSTYDLGELDQALFLYLDGQDHSAHDLKQNYGMRPPTLNIFPSQPMHVEPSPTTSKPNSTGLVSPSTSGSKRSSEPSMELSNPKTNAASGKAVKREGNRKGPTSNSEQEGPKTPDPKTLRRLAQNREAARKSRLRKKAYVQQLESSRVRLSQLEQEIQRARTQGFLIGNASLGDQGSVPAAMSNINRETAMFDMEYARWLEEHHRLTVELRNAVHEHLAENELRLFVDNCLAHYDQVINLKSMIAKSDVFHLVSGMWKTPAERCFMWMGGFRPSEVIKIIMRQVEPLSEQQLMTICGVQQSTQEAEEGLSQGLESLTASLSETIASDSLTLPPNINTYMPQMALAINKLSTLEGFIRQADNLRHQTLHRLHQILTTRQAARCFLAIAEYFHRLRALSSLWVARPLPE; the protein is encoded by the exons ATGGATTCAAATAAAAGCAGCAGCTCTAACAAAAAAATGGAGCTCCATCATCAGAATCAACTCCTCTATCATCAAAATAATCAGATATCATTTGGGATGATGCACCCATCTTCCTCATCCGCCTTTCCAGGAAGTTTCAATAT AAGCAATGATTCAAGCACCTACGACTTGGGCGAGCTAGATCAAGCTCTCTTCTTATACCTCGACGGCCAAGATCATTCAGCTCACGACCTCAAAC AAAATTATGGGATGAGGCCACCAACTCTCAACATTTTCCCTTCACAGCCAATGCATGTAGAGCCATCACCTACAACATCAAAG CCAAATAGTACTGGATTAGTTTCTCCATCAACGAGCGGCTCCAAGAGATCATCTGAGCCGTCCATGGAGTTATCCAACCCTAAAACTAATGCCGCTTCGGGCAAAGCAGTTAAG CGTGAGGGAAACCGCAAAGGTCCTACCTCAAATTCGGAGCAAGAAGGACCAAAAACACCAGACCCCAAG ACGTTGAGGAGGCTTGCTCAGAATAGAGAAGCGGCTAGGAAAAGCAGGCTTAGGAAGAAG GCTTATGTTCAGCAGCTAGAATCAAGTAGGGTGAGGCTTTCTCAATTAGAGCAAGAAATACAAAGAGCTagaacacaa gGGTTTCTTATAGGAAATGCTAGTTTGGGAGACCAAGGCAGCGTTCCTGCTGCTATGAGCAACATAAATCGTG AGACGGCCATGTTCGACATGGAGTACGCCCGGTGGCTAGAGGAGCACCACCGTCTGACGGTGGAGCTCCGGAATGCGGTGCACGAGCACCTAGCGGAGAACGAGCTCAGGCTGTTTGTGGACAACTGCTTGGCACACTACGATCAGGTTATCAACCTGAAGAGCATGATCGCCAAATCCGATGTCTTCCACCTCGTCTCCGGCATGTGGAAGACGCCAGCGGAGCGGTGCTTCATGTGGATGGGCGGCTTCCGGCCGTCCGAGGTCATTAAG ATAATAATGAGGCAAGTAGAGCCATTGAGTGAGCAGCAACTGATGACAATATGTGGGGTTCAACAATCAACACAAGAGGCAGAAGAAGGTCTGTCACAAGGGCTTGAATCTCTGACTGCTTCCCTTTCAGAAACCATTGCTTCAGACTCACTCACACTCCCTCCTAACATCAACACCTACATGCCTCAAATGGCCCTCGCCATCAACAAGCTCTCCACCCTCGAAGGCTTCATTCGACAG GCAGATAATCTGAGGCACCAAACACTCCACCGGCTGCACCAAATCCTGACCACCCGCCAGGCCGCGCGGTGTTTTCTGGCGATCGCGGAGTACTTCCACCGCCTCCGCGCCCTCAGCTCGCTCTGGGTAGCTCGCCCCCTCCCGGAGTAA
- the LOC121800696 gene encoding uncharacterized protein LOC121800696, whose amino-acid sequence MGEDRVQQGAARTTEMRIKKQQDVEIRSKKQHDMQKPETSKRGRVQCIDEPEMPARKKQAKASSDKSITCKIRRPKLVIKIGVKVLVDAIEKMNSKQLAALEDMGFGQLVHLKIRYIPADMAFSLLENFNHDNCSRIKLVDDQPLHITEEDVYATLGLPRGELMIKSQKKHVMNDVMKTIVEAKNRKAITPADLQEQLDSDPEGGEWFKKIFLILLDNVLISPTANGNCLGRILDDIGNISNVRQYNWCSYVLDTLITTHDSWKRKNKSTPFTGPITFLLACYVDRVVYRTRLVVRRFPTVRNWTESILKERGQMEFDNGGTIGRGNIECIIDPVSIESLYANKYSITVNTSVPSTDEAPLPDEAPPATDEAPLQVIKFLHLMKLKDQLGRLQMLLLK is encoded by the exons ATGGGTGAAGATAGAGTGCAACAAGGTGCTGCACGTACAACTGAAATGAGGATAAAAAAACAACAGGATGTTGAAATAAGGTCCAAAAAGCAACATGATATGCAGAAACCAGAGA CCTCAAAGCGTGGGAGGGTACAATGCATCGACGAACCTGAAATGCCTGCCAGAAAGAAACAGGCTAAAGCAAGCAGTGATAAATCTATTACTTGTAAAATCAGAAGACCTAAATTGGTCATTAAGATAGGGGTGAAAGTTCTGGTGGATGCCATTGAGAAAATGAACTCCAAACAACTAGCTGCTCTGGAAGACATGGGTTTTGGACAGCTTGTACATTTGAAGATACGATACATTCCTGCTGACATGGCATTTTCACTACTGgaaaattttaatcatgacAACTGCTCCAGAATAAAACTTGTTGATGATCAACCATTGCACATCACTGAGGAGGATGTGTATGCTACTTTGGGACTGCCAAGAGGAGAGTTGAtgattaaaagtcaaaagaagCATGTGATGAATGATGTGATGAAGACAATTGTAGAGGCTAAGAATAGGAAAGCAATAACTCCAGCTGATTTGCAAGAGCAGCTTGATAGTGATCCAGAAGGTGGTGAgtggtttaagaaaatatttcttattcTGTTGGACAATGTTCTGATCTCCCCAACTGCCAACGGAAATTGTCTTGGCCGTATCTTGGATGATATTGGCAACATTTCAAACGTGAGGCAGTACAATTGGTGCAGCTATGTGTTGGATACACTAATCACAACACATGATAGCTGGAAACGCAAGAACAAATCCACTCCATTCACTGGACCAATCACTTTTCTATTG GCATGCTATGTAGATAGGGTTGTCTACAGAACAAGACTCGTGGTTAGAAGATTCCCAACTGTCCGGAACTGGACAGAATCCATTCTTAAGGAGAGAGGACAGATGGAATTCGATAATGGAGGCACCATTGGAAGAGGAAACATAGAATGTATCATCGATCCTGTCTCCATTGAATCTTTATATGCCAACAAGTATTCAATAACTGTCAACACCTCTGTCCCTTCAACTGATGAAGCTCCTTTACCTGATGAAGCCCCCCCTGCTACTGATGAAGCCCCCCTTCAAGTGATCAAGTTCCTTCATCTGATGAAATTAAAAGATCAATTAGGGAGGCTGCAGATGCTGTTACTAAAATGA